The following coding sequences lie in one Montipora foliosa isolate CH-2021 chromosome 11, ASM3666993v2, whole genome shotgun sequence genomic window:
- the LOC137977710 gene encoding uncharacterized protein, with amino-acid sequence MRNPRQGTPSPHPTHFHVVPDVLHSKRSSLLTPHLPSLAEGSLDCNMLARTISPVFSPAEVGKTDIADLAGSPSLSRRKQVVKSAFETWSDSSRDISKLPNLDKRDLLITERKVRTGSPNLDFRSPRHKQLRKAFSQPAIMSKSDSFPKLNTCDSPQRKYTENERSAEIRRHIHQENVDYDLLTSKAAILERYLNSQKAA; translated from the coding sequence ATGAGAAACCCGAGACAGGGCACACCGTCTCCTCATCCAACACATTTCCATGTCGTCCCAGACGTTCTTCATTCGAAAAGATCGTCTTTGTTAACTCCACATTTGCCTTCCTTGGCTGAGGGGTCGTTGGATTGTAACATGCTAGCAAGGACAATATCGCCAGTTTTTTCGCCTGCCGAagttggaaaaaccgatattgcaGATCTTGCTGGGTCACCCTCGTTGTCCAGAAGAAAGCAAGTTGTTAAATCGGCCTTTGAAACGTGGAGTGATTCTTCTAGAGACATTTCCAAGCTCCCTAACTTGGACAAGAGAGATTTATtaataactgaaagaaaagttCGTACTGGTAGTCCCAATCTAGACTTTCGATCACCAAGACACAAGCAATTGAGGAAAGCGTTCTCCCAACCGGCGATTATGTCGAAAAGTGACAGTTTCCCAAAATTGAACACTTGTGATTCACCCCAAAGAAAATACACAGAAAATGAACGTTCAGCTGAAATCAGAAGGCACATTCATCAGGAGAACGTGGACTATGATCTCTTGACGTCTAAAGCGGCGATTTTAGAACGCTATTTAAACAGCCAAAAAGCTGCGTAA